Proteins found in one Halobaculum sp. MBLA0147 genomic segment:
- a CDS encoding methyl-accepting chemotaxis protein, with translation MTDLRERYVNLLYWSVERVGADQSVQRTILAAVTIQFAVSLGQAVAPFLLPTGPIRLATQGLLLLGAAVAFVNTGIIARRNLIRPVERLHATATEIAGGTVPREPVTAHPAVDPDQPDEIGELARSVEEMRSVLATVEDQADALAARSFDDERLDAEVPGEFGAALAGMHAELERYTRELERVIDRVGETADAAAGGDLTARVDPEAVPDDYAALARAFDDLLDTVVASLAEAAAFADEVAVATEQVTDGTDELATTAETVATTVDGISERADRQRRELRTAADDVSDLSATVEEIAASATAVRQTTEEADTLAGEGRAAATDAVDDLEAVAERIESTTETVETLVAAVDQIEAVAAVMESLAEETNLLAVNASIEAARAGGDAGDAADGFAVVAEEVQALSDEGKTRAAEIQATVREIQSHADRAAREVQATRDEVLATVDGVEDVLGRFDDLARVVGEIDDSVAEVSTATDQQARVAEELSAHVSEVASLADETATETESVAATTDQQSAVVDRVADDARRLSDDAAELSALFETFTLPEAAARGDAHDGDAPVAAPESSASGR, from the coding sequence GTGACCGACCTCCGCGAACGGTACGTGAACCTCCTCTACTGGTCCGTCGAGCGGGTCGGTGCCGACCAGTCCGTCCAGCGGACGATCCTCGCGGCCGTGACGATCCAGTTCGCCGTCTCGCTCGGTCAGGCGGTCGCGCCGTTCCTGTTGCCGACGGGTCCGATCCGGCTCGCGACTCAGGGCCTGTTGTTGCTCGGAGCGGCGGTCGCGTTCGTCAACACCGGGATCATCGCCCGGCGGAACCTGATCCGGCCGGTAGAGCGGCTCCACGCGACGGCGACCGAGATCGCCGGCGGCACCGTCCCACGCGAGCCGGTGACGGCCCACCCGGCGGTCGATCCGGACCAGCCGGACGAGATCGGCGAGTTGGCTCGGTCCGTCGAGGAGATGCGGAGCGTCCTGGCGACCGTCGAGGACCAGGCGGACGCACTCGCGGCGCGCTCGTTCGACGACGAGCGACTCGACGCGGAGGTACCTGGCGAGTTCGGCGCCGCACTCGCGGGAATGCACGCCGAACTGGAGCGGTACACCCGCGAGTTGGAACGGGTGATCGACCGCGTCGGGGAGACCGCCGACGCGGCGGCCGGTGGTGACCTGACCGCTCGCGTCGACCCCGAGGCGGTGCCGGACGACTACGCCGCGCTGGCGCGTGCCTTCGACGACCTGTTGGACACGGTCGTCGCCTCGCTGGCGGAGGCGGCGGCGTTCGCGGACGAGGTCGCCGTCGCGACGGAGCAGGTGACCGACGGCACCGACGAACTGGCGACGACGGCCGAGACCGTCGCGACGACCGTCGACGGGATCTCCGAGCGCGCGGACAGACAGCGCCGCGAGCTGCGGACGGCCGCCGACGACGTGAGCGACCTCTCGGCGACCGTCGAGGAGATCGCCGCCTCCGCCACTGCAGTCCGCCAGACCACCGAGGAGGCGGACACACTCGCCGGCGAGGGGCGTGCGGCGGCGACGGACGCCGTCGACGACCTGGAGGCGGTCGCCGAGCGGATCGAGTCGACGACGGAGACCGTCGAGACGCTCGTCGCCGCCGTCGACCAGATCGAGGCGGTCGCGGCGGTGATGGAGAGCCTCGCCGAGGAGACGAACCTGTTGGCCGTGAACGCCTCCATCGAGGCGGCGCGAGCCGGTGGTGACGCCGGCGACGCCGCGGACGGCTTCGCCGTCGTCGCGGAGGAGGTGCAGGCGTTGTCCGACGAGGGGAAGACCCGCGCGGCGGAGATCCAGGCGACGGTGCGGGAGATTCAGTCACACGCCGACCGCGCCGCCCGAGAGGTGCAGGCGACTCGCGACGAGGTGCTGGCGACGGTCGACGGCGTCGAGGACGTGCTCGGACGGTTCGACGACCTCGCGCGTGTCGTCGGCGAGATCGACGACAGCGTCGCCGAGGTGTCGACGGCGACGGACCAGCAGGCTCGTGTCGCGGAGGAACTGTCGGCACACGTCTCCGAGGTGGCGTCGTTGGCCGACGAGACGGCCACGGAGACTGAGTCGGTTGCGGCGACCACCGACCAGCAGTCGGCCGTCGTGGACCGCGTCGCCGACGACGCGCGGCGGCTGTCGGACGACGCGGCGGAACTGTCGGCGCTGTTCGAGACGTTCACCCTCCCCGAGGCAGCCGCTCGCGGCGACGCGCACGATGGAGACGCACCCGTCGCCGCACCGGAGTCCAGTGCGTCCGGTCGGTGA